A part of Aspergillus flavus chromosome 1, complete sequence genomic DNA contains:
- a CDS encoding seryl-tRNA synthetase, cytoplasmic: MLDIADFVSDRGGNPNKVKESQRKRFAPESVVDEILTLYEEARRARYEVMQIGSQLNGLQKEIGKKKKNKEDASSLLEEKAALEQRKKDAEDLALQKEKQRDSKLRTIGNYVHDSVPVSNNEDDNVVVKTWVPENVTVEKRDCLSHHEVLTRLDGYDPERGVKIVGHRGYCLTGYGLFLNLALINYGLEFLWGKGYKPNQPPQFMLKDMMAKTAQLEQFDEELYKVTESEDKSTDKYLIATSEQPLSALHDGEWLQDKDLPIKYAGYSTCYRKEAGAHGKDAWGIFRVHQFEKIEQFVLTKPEQSWEAFEEMMATSEEFYKSLGLPYQIVTIVSGALNNAASKKYDLEAWFPFQGEYKELVSCSNCTDYQARALEIRYGTKKATDVKKSYVHALNATLCATERTLCCILENYQKEDGFIVPEPLRKYIPGAPEFLPYTKELPKDSTSQKAKGKQSSKAASGAEEATRKIQDLRV, translated from the exons ATGCTTGATATCGCTGATTTCGTCAGTGACCGTGGTGGAAACCCAAACAAGGTCAAGGAGAGTCAGCGGAAACGATTCGCTCCAGAGAGTGTCGTCGATGAAATTCTTACACTATATGAGGAAGCCCGCCGAG CACGGTACGAGGTCATGCAGATAGGCTCTCAGCTCAACGGActtcaaaaagaaattggaaagaaaaaaaag AACAAGGAAGATGCAAGTTCCCTTCTTGAAGAGAAAGCTGCGCTTGAACAACGCAAGAAAGATGCCGAAGACCTAGCTCttcaaaaggaaaagcaaagagacAGCAAACTTCGAACAATTGGTAATTATGTGCATGACTCGGTCCCTGTGAGCAATAACGAA GACGATAATGTAGTGGTTAAGACATGGGTACCCGAGAATGTCACTGTCGAGAAGCGCGATTGCCTTTCTCATCATGAAGTTCTCACTCGCCTTGACGGCTACGACCCCGAACGTGGTGTTAAGATTGTCGGCCACCGTGGATACTGCTTGACTGGTTATGGGCTTTTCTTGAATCTTGCGCTAATCAACTACGGCCTGGAATTCCTTTGGGGAAAGGGTTACAAGCCGAACCAGCCGCCTCAATTCATGTTGAAGGACATGATGGCAAAAACAGCCCAGCTTGAGCAATTTGACGAGGAATTGTATAAGGTAACAGAAAGTGAGGACAAGTCTACAGACAAATACCTCATCGCCACTTCAGAACAACCGTTGTCGGCTTTGCATGATGGTGAATGGCTCCAGGACAAGGATCTCCCAATCAA GTATGCTGGATATAGCACGTGCTACCGCAAAGAAGCAGGAGCTCATGGTAAAGACGCTTGGGGCATTTTCCGCGTCCATCAATTTGAGAAA ATCGAGCAATTCGTCCTTACCAAACCTGAACAATCATGGGAAGCTTTTGAGGAGATGATGGCTACTTCGGAAGAGTTCTACAAATCTCTTGGACTTCCCTATCAAATAGTTACCATCGTGTCTGGAGCCTTAAACAATGCGGCGTCTAAGAAATACGACCTTGAAGCTTGGTTCCCATTTCAAGGAGAGTACAAGGAGCTGGTTTCTTGCTCTAACTGCACAGATTATCAAGCCCGGGCTTTGGAAATTCGGTATGGTACTAAGAAAGCAACAGATGTCAAGAAGTCGTATGTTCATGCTTTGAATGCCACCCTGTGTGCTACTGAGCGGACGCTTTGCTGTATTCTTGAGAATTATCAAAAGGAGGAT GGATTTATTGTGCCAGAGCCCCTTCGGAAATACATCCCAGGTGCCCCAGAGTTTCTCCCTTATACTAAGGAACTCCCGAAGGATAGCACTTCTCAGAAAGCCAAGGGCAAGCAGAGCTCCAAGGCAGCAAGTGGTGCGGAAGAAGCCACAAGGAAGATCCAGGATTTACGGGTGTGA
- a CDS encoding putative CDK9 has product MVVASLERDNNGSSRFRGCTSIREYEFLGKLGEGTFGEVYKARSKRDGSTVALKKILMHNEKDGFPITALREIKLLKMLSHSNILQLREMAVERSKGEGRKKPSMYMVTPYMEHDLSGLLENPAVQFSEPQIKCYMLQLLEGLKYLHGNRILHRDMKAANLLISNRGILQIADFGLARPYDEPPPQPGKGGGEAKRDYTTLVVTRWYRPPELLLQLRRYTTAIDMWGVGCVFGEMFKGKPILAGTSDLNQAQLIFNLVGTPSEENMPGWSSLPGCEGVKSFGSKPGNLSEVFKEQNPAAISLLGELLKLDWRKRINAIDALKHPYFSNHPLPAHPGELPCFEDSHEFDRRRFRGQRAVMPPAPAGGSVGMGPNGGWSSNSGTRTGADSRNNRIPGAARFGKSNSHGSQGNAPRRSFDNRGNEPHQSRAKQDDSHRALSSWQKEGGLPPKPPLPSHQGWVPSYTGRVGRDRTHLGRFGGRPDSNVDSYVPTYNGVGEQPRDAYVNNRRDYSRENPSRRRSRSPSFREGSRPADRDLYRR; this is encoded by the exons ATGGTGGTAGCTTCTCTCGAACGGGATAACAATGGAAGCTCTCGATTTCGCGGATGCACTAGCATCCGGGAGTATGAGTTCCTTGGTAAACTTGGTGAAGGCACGTTTGG TGAAGTCTACAAGGCGCGATCGAAAAGAGATGGCTCAACCGTCGCTCTAAAGAAGATCCTCATGCATAATGAGAAGGATGGG TTCCCTATTACTGCACTTCGTGAAATCAAACTCTTGAAAATGCTATCCCACAGTAATATCCTCCAGCTAAGAGAAATGGCTGTGGAACGAAGCAAAG GGGAAGGCCGAAAGAAACCGAGCATGTACATGGTCACTCCCTATATGGAACATGACCTGTCGGGGCTCTTAGAAAACCCAGCCGTGCAATTTAGTGAGCCTCAAATTAAATGCTACATGCTGCAGCTCCTTGAGGGACTCAAGTATCTGCACGGG AATCGAATATTACACCGTGATATGAAAG CGGCCAACCTACTTATCAGTAACAGAGGTATTCTTCAGATTGCCGATTTCGGGCTAGCTCGACCGTACGATgaacctcctcctcagcctgGAAAAGGTGGAGGGGAGGCTAAAAGAGACTATACCACGTTGGTTGTGACACGATGGTACCGCCCTCCAGAACTCCTCCTTCAACTACGACGCTATACAACTGCAATCGATATGTGGGGCGTTGG GTGCGTTTTCGGCGAAATGTTCAAGGGCAAGCCAATCCTTGCCGGCACTAGTGATCTTAACCAAGCCCAGCTTATATTTAACCTTGTGGGCACACCTTCCGAAGAGAATATGCCTGGCTGGAGCTCGCTCCCTGGCTGCGAAGGTGTGAAAAGCTTTGGCAGCAAGCCAGGAAATCTATCTGAGGTCTTCAAAGA GCAAAATCCAGCCGCCATATCTTTATTAGGTGAGCTCTTGAAACTTGATTGGCGGAAAAGAATAAATGCTATCGACGCGTTGAAACATCCTTATTTCTCTAATCATCCCCTGCCTGCACACCCCGGTGAGCTTCCCTGTTTCGAGGACTCTCATGAATTTGATAGAAGAAGGTTCCGAGGGCAGCGAGCAGTTATGCCCCCAGCCCCTGCTGGAGGCTCCGTGGGCATGGGCCCTAATGGCGGCTGGAGCTCGAATTCCGGAACCCGAACCGGTGCAGATTCTAGAAATAACCGCATACCAGGTGCTGCGCGTTTTGGGAAATCAAACTCTCACGGTAGTCAAGGGAATGCCCCCCGACGGTCTTTTGATAATCGAGGTAATGAACCACATCAGAGTCGGGCAAAGCAAGATGATTCACATCGGGCTCTTTCATCATGGCAGAAGGAAGGAGGTCTGCCGCCTAAGCCTCCTCTGCCCTCTCATCAGGGATGGGTGCCAAGCTACACCGGTCGTGTAGGACGCGACAGGACCCATTTAGGTCGGTTTGGTGGACGGCCAGACAGCAATGTGGATTCTTATGTTCCGACTTATAATGGCGTAGGGGAACAGCCTCGAGATGCATATGTAAACAACAGGCGCGATTATTCAAGGGAGAATCCTTCAAGGAGGCGCAGTCGAAGCCCAAGCTTTAGGGAAGGATCTCGGCCTGCAGACAGGGATTTATATCGAAGGTAG
- a CDS encoding nucleosome assembly protein Nap1: MSEPIRNKKADFPVAPTPQNTPANNAPISSHAQQPGVSSIKEESLDHATAASLFARNPGLVSMIQGKLGSLVGRSSGYIESLPAPVRRRVAGLKGIQKEHAKLEAQFQEEVLELEKKYFAKFTPLYQRRATIVNGAAEPTDGEVDAGKGEEEDVDVKSEDESKKSEDKVSSTAGIPEFWLSAMKNQISLAEMVTERDEEALRHLTDIRMEYLDRPGFRLIFEFSENSFFTNKTISKTYYYKEENGYGGDFIYDHAEGTKIDWKDDKDLTVRVESKKQRNKNTKQTRVVKITVPTESFFNFFSPPQPPTDDDDTVATDIEERLELDYQLGEDIKEKLIPRAIDWFTGEALQFEELGDDMDPDEFDDEDEDEEEDEDDDDDDRKSDGDVDDDSDEEDGTSKPKKEAAECKQS, translated from the exons ATGTCTGAGCCTATTAGGAATAAGAAAGCAGATTTTCCGGTCGCCCC GACGCCTCAAAACACCCCAGCTAATAATGCCCCTATTTCCTCCCATGCCCAGCAGCCTGGAGTCTCCAGCATCAAAGAAG AATCCCTTGATCATGCCACAGCTGCTTCTTTATTCGCGAGAAACCCTGGGCTCGTCTCCATGATTCAAGGAAAATTGGGATCACTTGTCGGTCGCTCTTCCGGATATATTGAGTCTCTGCCCGCACCTGTCCGCCGACGTGTCGCTGGACTGAAAGGTATCCAGAAGGAACACGCTAAGCTGGAAGCTCAATTTCAAGAAGAAGTGTTGGAGCTCGAAAAGAAGTACTTTGCAAAGTTTACTCCTCTGTATCAAAGGCGTGCCACGATTGTCAATGGGGCTGCGGAACCGACCGACGGTGAAGTTGATGCGGGCAAgggtgaggaagaagatgtggATGTTAAGAGCGAAGATGAGTCTAAAAAGTCCGAGGACAAGGTGTCATCAACAGCCGGAATACCCGAGTTCTGGCTTTCTGCTATGAAAAATCAAATTTCTCTGGCAGAGATGGTGACTGAACGAGATGAAGAGGCTCTCAGACATCTCACCGATATCCGAATGGAGTACCTTGATCGTCCGGGATTTCGCCTGATTTTTGAATTCTCTGAGAATTCATTCTTCACAAACAAGACTATCTCGAAAACGTACTATTACAAGGAAGAGAACGGCTACGGTGGTGATTTCATCTATGATCATGCCGAGGGCACTAAGATTGATTGGAAAGACGACAAGGACCTCACTGTTCGTGTCGAAAgtaaaaagcaaagaaacaaga ACACAAAGCAAACTCGCGTTGTCAAGATAACCGTACCCACGGAGTCtttctttaatttcttttctcccccacAGCCCCCAACGGACGACGATGATACTGTCGCTACCGACATTGAAGAGCGGCTTGAGCTTGACTACCAGCTTGGAGAGgatatcaaggagaagctcaTTCCTCGCGCAATCGATTGGTTTACTGGGGAGGCTCTTCAGTTTGAAGAACTGGGCGATGATATGGATCCTGATGAGTttgacgacgaggacgaggacgaggaagaggatgaagatgatgacgacgacgacagGAAGTCTGATGGGGACGTTGATGACGACTCTGATGAAGAG GACGGTACTTCGAAGCCCAAAAAGGAGGCCGCAGAATGCAAACAAAGCTGA
- a CDS encoding putative P-type ATPase, which yields MYDTVTDSKLSPTETQVPEISRSMISHRRDSMRSSYSVVSDVEMARHEVFDGPISESIPSSVVSFSHRRNRKDSVVSFTYFRDEEDFVEWPDEDAVDAESEADNLVVGDVSPPNGSLRSSFRSKRPSWSRGSAEDPLLRGRHLSVSSYAQDRRFDSRLNQKVYIESEDLTLVIAGFSTKFSGLVLYSLLCVLSLGFAYLIFRWFPRWRVRLTGKPTPLRICQWVAIEDQWNQFSVCQVRSQAYGRPLSSVFADPDSHSFDEENDPTISFLRYINCRYLRFFYHPLEDKFCLISGWKDPLWTNAKVMRSGLDADDRDSREQIFGKNLVDIQQKPLFQLLIDEAFHPFYIFQLASLILWSLDEYYYYAICIFIISVFSIGATIIETKSTMSRLREISLFECDIRVLRNGFWRSVPSRELVPGDVFEFSDPSLSQVPCDCILLSGDCIVNESMLTGESVPVSKTPLTDDALKYLNLNTPSVHPNIAKHFLFGGTKVIRARRPHNVDDDDAIALAIVVRTGFLTTKGALVRSMLFPKPSGFKFYRDSFRYISVMAMVAILGFVASFFNFVRLGLSWHLIIVRALDLITIIVPPALPATLTIGTNFAISRLKNQKIFCISPQRVNVGGKLDVICFDKTGTLTEDGLDVLGVRTVNREMGFVILGQLLSDLYSDVTLGSPAASTCDTSYDRKKRDVLTYIMATCHSLRVVDGELLGDPLDVKMFQFTGWSYQEGGSHGPEQPGSKFETIMPSIAKPPAISENLRRGNFTAPLELGILRNFEFVSELRRASVIVRQFGDNGASIFVKGAPESVRAICLPDSLPQDFEDLLNQYTHKGYRVIACAARYEQKLSWMKVQKMTRGDAESDLEFIGFIIFENKLKPTSTETIAELNQAGIRTVMCTGDNILTAISVARECGMVSKSEQCFIPHIVEGRPHDLVASLCWENVDNPALKLDPNTLMPSVASSDLDLSIPVNVFNIHNFSLAVSGEVFRWVLDFGDETILQRMLVRTKVFARMSPDEKHELVEKLQSLDYCCGFCGDGANDCGALKAADVGISLSDAEASVAAPFTSRQFDVSCVPTLIREGRAALVTSFCCFKYMSLYSAIQFSTVSFLYTSASNLGDFQFLFIDLVLILPIAIFMGWTGPYPVLSRKRPTADLVSRKVLTPLLGQIVICILVQLVAYKAVQSQPWFEPPEIDLDNSNIENSENTTLFLVSCFQYTLASVVLSVGPPFREPMRSNRAFISVVIIDLIISCYMLFRPSRWVVQIMQLTFLSGNFAGSLLALAVSSFIFSCIAERALFPGLARALGRAYVLLRPGHHKKRRQYKVLLEEMQE from the exons ATGTATGATACAGTGACGGACTCGAAGCTATCGCCGACAGAGACTCAGGTGCCTGAGATCTCGCGGTCTATGATTAGCCACCGGCGTGACTCTATGCGAAGCAG TTATAGCGTTGTCTCAGACGTAGAGATGGCTCGCCACGAG GTTTTTGATGGACCCATCTCCGAGAGTATTCCATCAAGtgtcgtttctttctctcatcgTCGCAACCGGAAGGACTCGGTGGTCAGTTTTACGTACTTTCGTGATGAAGAGGACTTTGTGGAGTGGCCAGATGAAGATGCTGTGGACGCTGAAAGCGAAGCCGATAATTTGGTCGTAGGTGATGTTAGCCCGCCAAATGGATCTCTCAGATCGTCATTCAGGTCAAAACGACCATCATGGTCTAGAGGTTCCGCTGAAGACCCCCTCCTCCGCGGCCGGCACCTTTCTGTTAGTTCGTATGCACAGGACCGACGATTTGATAGCAGGCTCAACcagaaagtatatattgAATCGGAGGATTTAACGCTTGTGATAGCCGGGTTTTCAACCAAATTCTCTGGCTTAGTTCTATACTCTCTGTTATGTGTCCTCTCCCTTGGCTTCGCTTATCTTATTTTTCGATGGTTTCCAAGATGGCGAGTACGATTGACAGGGAAACCCACGCCACTTCGCATTTGTCAATGGGTTGCCATTGAG GACCAATGGAATCAATTTAGCGTATGTCAGGTTCGCAGTCAAGCTTATGGGCGTCCACTTTCTAGCGTATTTGCAGACCCAGACAGTCATTCCTTTGACGAAGAAAATGACCCCACCATTTCGTTCTTACGATATATTAACTGTAGATACCTTCGGTTCTTTTATCATCCTCTGGAAGATAAGTTCTGCCTAATAAGTGGTTGGAAAGATCCTTTGTGGACAAATGCGAAAGTGATGCGAAGCGGACTAGATGCCGATGATCGTGATAGTCGAGAGCAGATTTTCGGCAAGAATCTTGTTGACATTCAGCAGAAACCATTGTTTCAGCTTCTCATAGATGAA GCCTTTCACCCATTTTATATCTTTCAACTTGCGAGCCTCATTCTGTGGTCTTTGGATGAATATTACTACTATGCTATTTGTATATTCATTATCTCCGTTTTCAGCATTGGTGCAACAATAATTGAGACCAAGTCT ACTATGAGTCGCCTGAGGGAGATCTCCTTGTTTGAGTGTGACATACGTGTGCTTAGGAATGGATTTT GGAGGTCTGTTCCCTCTCGAGAACTTGTGCCGGGAGATGTATTCGAATTCTCCGATCCATCACTTAGCCAAGTCCCTTGCGACTGCATCTTATTGTCAGGTGACTGCATCGTAAATGAGAGCATGCTCACAG GTGAATCCGTTCCTGTGTCCAAAACCCCATTAACGGACGATGCACTCAAGTATCTCAATCTCAACACCCCCTCTGTTCATCCAAACATAGCAaaacattttcttttcggtggtACAAAGGTCATTCGAGCACGGCGCCCTCATAatgttgatgatgacgatgccATTGCTTTAGCAATTGTCGTCCGAACGGGGTTTCTGACAACAAAAGGCGCGTTGGTTCGCTCCATGCTTTTCCCAAAGCCTTCTGGCTTCAAGTTCTATCGAGATTCATTCCGTTATATATCGGTTATGGCAATGGTCGCTATTTTAGGATTTGTGGCCTCCTTTTTCAACTTTGTCCGACTAGGT CTCTCATGGCATTTGATCATTGTCAGAGCCCTCGATTTGATAACAATCATTGTTCCACCTGCTTTGCCTGCTACGCTGACAATTGGTACGAACTTTGCGATTTCGCGGTTGAAAAACCAGAAGATTTTTTGCATTAGTCCGCAAAG GGTAAACGTGGGGGGTAAATTAGACGTGATTTGTTTTGACAAAACAGGGACCTTAACGGAAGATGGATTGGATGTTCTTGGGGTGCGGACTGTAAATCGAGAAATGGGGTTTGTCATACTCGGTCAATT GCTATCAGATTTATACTCGGACGTGACTCTAGGGTCTCCCGCAGCTTCAACATGTGACACTTCTTACGACCGCAAGAAGCGTGATGTTTTGACCTACATCATGGCCACGTGCCACTCGTTGAGAGTCGTGGACGGCGAGCTTCTAGGTGACCCTCTCGACGTGAAAATGTTCCAATTTACTGGCTGGTCTTACCAGGAAGGCGGCAGCCATGGTCCTGAACAGCCAGGTTCCAAATTTGAAACAATAATGCCTTCCATTGCAAAGCCACCTGCCATTTCAGAGAATCTTCGCCGGGGCAATTTCACT GCACCACTTGAACTTGGTATTTTACGAAATTTTGAATTTGTCTCTGAACTTCGACGCGCGAGCGTTATTGTAAGACAATTTGGTGACAATGGTGCTAGCATTTTCGTCAAGGGTGCACCAGAAAGCGTCAGAGCCATATGTCTTCCAGATAGTC TGCCTCAAGACTTTGAAGATCTACTGAACCAGTACACCCACAAAGGCTATCGTGTCATTGCTTGCGCCGCTAGATACGAACAGAAGTTGAGCTGGATGAAAGTGCAAAAAATGACTCGTGGAGATGCAGAAAGTGATCTGGAATTCATAGGCTTCATTATATTTGAAAACAAGCTGAAACCGACAAGTACCGAGACTATTGCTGAACTGAACCAAGCAGGAATACGGACCGTCATGTGCACAGGAGACAATATCCTTACTGCAATTAGTGTCGCCCGTGAGTGTGGCATGGTCAGCAAAAGTGAGCAATGCTTTATACCGCACATTGTAGAAG GTCGTCCTCATGATTTGGTAGCTTCACTTTGCTGGGAGAATGTAGATAATCCAGCATTGAAGCTTGATCCAAACACACTGATG CCTTCCGTAGCCTCATCGGATTTGGACTTATCTATACCTGTAAATGTCTTCAATATACATAATTTCTCGCTTGCGGTCAGCGGAGAAGTATTTAGATGGGTTTTGGACTTTGGCGATGAGACTATACTTCAACGA ATGCTCGTGCGTACCAAAGTGTTCGCAAGAATGTCACCTGATGAAAAACACGAACTTGTGGAGAAACTTCAGTCACTTGATTATTGCTGTGGCTTTTGCGGTGATGGTGCCAATGATTGTGGCGCGTTGAAAGCTGCAGACGTTGGAATATCGCTTTCTGATGCCGAGGCATCTGTGGCTGCTCCGTTCACAAGTCGCCAATTTGATGTATCCTGCGTGCCAACTTTGATTAG GGAAGGGAGAGCCGCTTTAGTTACAAGCTTTTGTTGCTTCAAATATATGAGTCTCTACTCTGCTATTCAATTTTCCACTGTCAGTTTTTTGTACACGTCAGCGTCGAACTTAGGTGATTTTCAA TTTTTATTCATTGATTTGGTCCTCATATTGCCAATCGCAATTTTTA TGGGATGGACAGGTCCCTACCCCGTACTCTCTCGGAAACGCCCAACTGCCGATCTTGTCTCGCGAAAGGTGCTGACGCCATTACTCGGCCAAATCGTGATTTGTATACTGGTTCAACTTGTGGCCTACAAAGCCGTCCAGTCACAGCCATG GTTCGAACCCCCAGAGATCGATTTggataatagtaatattgAGAACTCTGAGAACACCACCCTGTTCCTGGTCTCGTGCTTTCAGTACACGCTAGCAAGTGTTGTTCTCAGCGTGGGACCTCCATTCCGGGAGCCTATGAGATCAAATA GAGCCTTCATCTCTGTGGTTATAATAGACTTAATCATCTCATGTTATATGCTCTTCAGGCCCTCTAGATGGGTAGTGCAGATTATGCAGTTGACATTTCTATCAGGGAATTTCGCTGGTTCGCTCCTTGCACTTGCTGTGAGcagcttcattttctcttgCATCGCGGAGCGTGCACTTTTCCCGGGTCTTGCTCGGGCCCTAGGGCGAGCCTACGTACTCTTACGGCCAGGCCATCACAAAAAGCGCCGTCAATACAAGGTGCTTCTGGAGGAAATGCAAGAGTAA
- a CDS encoding D-3-phosphoglycerate dehydrogenase 1, with translation MSAIPQEINSHQASGLSPNASFQSAPSSHGNSVFTNRTIPLPNAKHLKPFATEDIKVLLLENVNQTGRDILTKQGYQVEFLKSSLPEDQLIEKIRDVHVIGIRSKTKLSARILKEARNLIVVGCFCIGTNQVDLQYAAEHGIAVFNSPFSNSRSVAELVIAEIIALARQLGDRSNEMHNGTWNKVSNKCWEIRGKTLGIIGYGHIGSQLSVLAEAMGMSVLYYDVVNLMALGTARQVPTLESLLSQSDFVTCHVPELPETKNMIGQRQFEQMRDGSYLINASRGSVVDIPALIHAMRSGKVAGAALDVYPNEPAGNGDYFNSDLNNWTADLRSLKNVILTPHIGGSTEEAQRAIGVEVGDALVRYVNEGTTLGAVNLPEVALRSLTMDEPEHARVIYIHQNIPGVLRKVNEILGDHNVDKQMTDSRGDVAYLMADISNVDNTTIKDLYERLESLSSRIMTRILY, from the exons ATGTCAGCCATTCCCCAAGAAATCAACAGTCATCAAGCCTCAGGCCTTTCTCCAAACGCATCGTTTCAGTCCGCCCCATCCAGTCATGGAAACTCGGTTTTCACAAACCGCACGATCCCTCTGCCCAATGCCAAGCATTTGAAACCATTCGCTACTGAAGATATCAAGGTTCTTCTTTTGGAAAATGTAAACCAAACGGGGCGAGATATCCTTACAAAGCAAGGCTATCAAGTAGAGTTTTTAAAGTCATCACTCCCTGAGGATCAGCTCATAGAAAAGATTCG AGATGTACACGTCATCGGTATACGTTCGAAGACAAAGCTCTCAGCTCGTATTTTGAAAGAGGCTCGGAATCTTATAGTCGTCGGCTGTTTTTGTATTGGAACAAACCAAGTAGACCTCCAATATGCTGCAGAACACGGCATTGCTGTATTTAACTCTCCATTCAGCAACTCTCGAAGCGTTGCAGAGTTGGTTATTGCTGAGATTATTGCACTAGCTCGGCAACTCGGTGACCGGTCTAACGAGATGCACAATGGCACTTGGAACAAAGTAAGCAACAAGTGCTGGGAAATACGTGGGAAGACATTGG GTATAATTGGCTACGGCCATATTGGTTCCCAACTATCGGTTCTAGCGGAGGCCATGGGCATGTCAGTTCTTTACTACGATGTAGTGAATCTAATGGCATTAGGCACTGCCCGTCAGGTCCCTACTTTAGAGAGTCTGCTTTCCCAGTCAGACTTCGTCACATGCCATGTGCCGGAACTCCCGGAAACGAAAAACATGATAGGACAACGCCAGTTTGAACAAATGCGGGACGGCAGTTATTTGATTAATGCTAGTCGAGGAAGTGTCGTTGACATCCCGGCATTGATCCACGCGATGCGGTCTGGCAAGGTGGCCGGGGCCGCGCTTGATGTCTACCCGAACGAACCTGCTGGAAATGGGGACTACTTCAATAGCGACCTTAACAACTGGACAGCAGATCTTCGCAGCCTTAAGAACGTAATCCTTACTCCTCACATCGGAGGTAGCACCGAAGAAGCACAGCGTGCAATTGGTGTGGAGGTGGGAGATGCTTTAGTGAGATATGTCAACGAAGGTACAACTTTGGGTGCCGTCAACCTTCCTGAAGTTGCCCTTCGTTCCTTGACCATGGATGAACCGGAACATGCTCGA GTGATCTACATCCATCAAAACATCCCCGGTGTCTTACGGAAAG TGAACGAGATCCTCGGAGACCACAACGTCGACAAGCAAATGACCGATAGCAGAGGTGAC GTGGCCTACCTGATGGCTGATATCAGCAACGTTGATAATACCACTATCAAAGATCTATACGAGAGGCTCGAAAGCCTTTCAT CCCGGATTATGACACGGATATTATACTAA